In one Hevea brasiliensis isolate MT/VB/25A 57/8 unplaced genomic scaffold, ASM3005281v1 Scaf468, whole genome shotgun sequence genomic region, the following are encoded:
- the LOC110654677 gene encoding methylcrotonoyl-CoA carboxylase beta chain, mitochondrial has translation MLRKLARKAISASIQLNSYPWKANPIHFLQQRRHFCMAVLPNGIDRNSEAFTRNSNAMDGLISDLQSHINKVLAGGGDLAVKRNRSRNKLLPRERIDRLIDPGSSFLELSQLAGHELYEDALPSAGIITGIGPVHGRLCMFVANDPTVKGGTYYPITVKKHLRAQEIALHCKLPCIYLVDSGGAFLPKQAEVFPDRDNFGRIFYNQAIMSAEGIPQIALVLGSCTAGGAYIPAMADESVMVKGNATIFLAGPPLVKAATGEEVSAEDLGGAALHCKTSGVSDYFAQDELHGLAIGRSIIKNLHMAGKLRMMNGLHNLNLDYKEPLYDVKELRSIAPADLKQAFDIRSVIARIVDGSEFDEFKKLYGTTLVTGFARIYGQPVGILANNGILFNESALKGAHFIELCTQRNIPLVFLQNITGFMVGSRSEANGIAKSGAKMVMAVSCAKVPKVTIIVGGSFGAGNYAMCGRAYSPDFLFLWPNARISVMGGAQAAGVLSQIEKANKKKQGIQWTKEEEDRFKTKVVDAYEREGNSYYSTARLWDDGIIDPADTRKIIGLCISASMNRPLEDTKFGVFRM, from the exons ATGTTGAGGAAATTGGCGAGGAAAGCAATTTCAGCCTCCATACAATTGAATTCATATCCATGGAAAGCAAACCCAATTCATTTTCTCCAGCAGAGAAGACACTTCTGCATGGCAGTCCTTCCCAATGGCATCGACAGAAACTCCGAGGCCTTTACGCGTAACTCCAATGCCATGGATGGCCTGATATCTGATCTCCAATCCCACATAAATAAG GTTTTGGCTGGAGGAGGAGATTTAGCTGTGAAAAGGAACAGAAGTAGGAACAAGCTTTTGCCCAGAGAAAGAATTGATAGGCTAATTGACCCTGGATCTTCGTTCCTGGAGCTCTCACAG CTTGCAGGCCATGAATTATATGAAGATGCCTTACCATCAGCAGGAATAATAACTGGAATTGGTCCAGTTCATGGTCGCCTTTGTATGTTTGTTGCAAATGACCCTACAGTTAAGGGGGGAACTTATTATCCAATCACAGTGAAGAAACATCTCAGGGCACAAGAAATTGCTCTCCATTGCAAATTACCATGTATATATCTTGTCGACAGTGGAGGCGCTTTTCTTCCAAAGCAGGCTGAGGTCTTTCCTGACAGGGACAATTTCGGTAGAATTTTCTACAATCAAGCCATAATGTCTGCTGAAGGCATTCCTCAAATTGCACTGGTATTGGGTTCCTGCACTGCTGGTGGTGCGTATATTCCTGCAATGGCTGATGAAAGTGTAATGGTCAAAGGAAATGCAACCATATTTCTAGCTGGACCACCACTTGTGAAG GCTGCTACAGGAGAGGAAGTCTCTGCTGAGGATTTGGGGGGTGCTGCTCTTCATTGCAAGACGTCTGGAGTTTCAGACTATTTTGCTCAAG ATGAATTGCATGGACTTGCTATTGGAAGGAGCATCATCAAGAACTTGCACATGGCTGGAAAACTACGGATGATGAATGGATTGCATAATCTTAATCTTGATTATAAAGAACCATTATATGATGTAAAGGAGCTTCGTTCTATTGCGCCAGCTGACCTTAAGCAGGCCTTTGATATCCGCTCTGTTATTGCTCGAATTGTTGATGGTAGTGAATTTGATGAGTTCAAGAAACTGTATGGAACT ACTCTTGTAACAGGGTTTGCTAGAATTTATGGGCAACCTGTTGGCATTCTTGCAAACAATGGGATATTGTTTAATGAATCTGCTCTAAAGGGGGCCCATTTTATTGAACTATGTACTCAACGTAACATTCCTTTGGTTTTCCTTCAGAACATTACTGGATTCATG GTTGGTTCAAGGTCTGAGGCAAATGGTATAGCAAAATCTGGTGCAAAAATGGTGATGGCTGTTTCTTGTGCAAAG GTCCCCAAGGTAACTATCATTGTTGGTGGAAGCTTTGGTGCTGGAAATTATGCAATGTGTGGTCGTGCATATAGTCCTGATTTCTTGTTTCTTTGGCCAAATGCTAGAATATCTGTGATGGGTGGTGCTCAG GCTGCTGGTGTACTGTCTCAAATAGAAAAGGCAAACAAGAAAAAGCAAGGAATTCAG TGGACAAAGGAAGAAGAGGATAGATTCAAGACAAAGGTTGTGGATGCGTACGAGAGAGAAGGAAATTCTTATTACTCCACAGCAAGGCTCTGGGATGATGGAATCATTGATCCTGCTGACACAAGGAAAATCATAGGTCTTTGCATCTCTGCTTCCATGAACCGTCCTTTAGAAGACACCAAATTTGGTGTCTTTAGAATGTAA